A stretch of the Nicotiana tabacum cultivar K326 chromosome 6, ASM71507v2, whole genome shotgun sequence genome encodes the following:
- the LOC107805527 gene encoding LOB domain-containing protein 15-like, translating into MSRERERYEEIGKKIKREADDYSQMGKRYLLGNPGTTTTLNTVTPCAACKLLRRRCAQECPFSPYFSPHEPQKFASVHKVFGASNVSKMLMEVPENQRADTANSLVYEANVRLRDPVYGCMGAISALQQQVQALQMELNVVRAEILKYKFGDTTTLTNIPSSHISSLLASGAVSVVAALPPPPPPPPPPPLSLPSTISSSSDAMYAQPSTTTEFSTISSENNISYFG; encoded by the exons ATGTCAAGAGAAAG GGAGAGATATGAGGAGATAGGGAAAAAAATAAAGAGGGAAGCAGATGACTACTCGCAGATGGGAAAGAGATATTTGTTGGGGAATCCAGGAACTACAACGACCTTAAACACTGTAACACCTTGTGCTGCCTGTAAGCTTTTGAGACGTCGCTGTGCTCAAGAATGTCCATTTTCTCCCTATTTTTCCCCTCATGAACCCCAAAAGTTTGCTTCTGTTCACAAGGTTTTTGGTGCAAGTAATGTTTCCAAGATGCTAATG GAGGTACCTGAGAACCAAAGAGCAGATACAGCTAATAGTTTAGTTTATGAAGCTAATGTAAGGTTAAGAGATCCAGTGTATGGTTGCATGGGAGCTATTTCTGCTTTACAACAGCAAGTTCAAGCTTTACAAATGGAATTAAATGTTGTTAGGGCAGAGATATTGAAGTACAAATTTGGGGATACCACCACTCTCACTAATATTCCATCTTCTCATATTTCATCACTGCTTGCTTCTGGAGCTGTTTCGGTCGTCGCCGCActgccgccgccgccgccgcctccaccaccaccaccgtTATCGCTGCCTTCAACGATatcttcttcttctgatgccaTGTATGCGCAACCGTCTACAACCACTGAATTTAGCACCATATCCAGTGAGAATAATATCTCTTATTTTGGCTAA